AGCAGCGCCGCCACCATTGAGGTGGTCGTCGTCTTGCCATGCGTGCCGCCGATGGCGATGGCATTGCGGAACCGCATCAACTCGGCCAGCATTTCGGCCCGGCGAACCACCGGCAGCAGCTTTTCACGCGCAGCCACCAGCTCGGGATTGCTTTTCTTGATGGCGGTGGAAACGACAACAACCTCGGCATCGCCCAGGTTCTCCGGCTTGTGGCCGACAAACACCTCAATGCCCTTGGCGCGCAAGCGCTGCACATTGGCGCTTTCAGCCTGGTCCGATCCCTGTACCCGATGGCCGAGATTGTGCAGCACTTCGGCAATGCCGCTCATACCGATCCCGCCGATCCCGATGAAATGCACCAGACCGATGCTCTTCGGCATTTTCATGCTTTCACGTCCTTTAAAGTCTTTAGGTTCTTACCTTCGGCAATAGTCTGAACCAGATCAGCAAGCAAGCCTGCTGCTTCCGGTTGTCCCGCACTTCGCGCCGAGGCAGCCATTTGGGCCAGCTTGGCCGGGCTGGTCATCCAGTCCTTCAACAGTGCCGACAGTTTTTCCGGCGTCAAATCCGATTGTGGCACGACAACCGCCCCGCCCTGACCGGAAATCGCCGCCGCATTGGCGGCCTGATCGTGATCCAGCGCATAGGGATAGGGCACCAGCACCGCAGGGCGGCCAATGACGCCAAGCTCCGACACGGTCGATGCGCCGGAGCGGGAAATAACCATTTGCGATGTGGCGATCCGCTCGGCCATATCGCCAAAGAACGGCGAAACCGACGCGGGAACCTTGAGCTTCTCATAGAGCGCTTTCACCCGGTCGGCATCTTCAGGCCGCGCCTGCTGGGTGATGCGCAGGCGCGCGCGCAACACGTCGTCCAGAATGCAGATGGCGCTTGGCACAGCATTGGAAAAATGCTGGGCGCCCTGGCTGCCGCCAAACACCACAAGCTCAAATGGATCGCCATCGCCGGACGGCTGATAATCCGTCTCGGAGGCCGCCAATACCGCAGGCCGCACCGGATTACCTGTCACCACAGTTTTGTCGGCATAGGCACCGCCCGCTGGCAAGAAGCCACCGGCAATGGCCTTGACCCTTGGGGCCAGAAACCGGTTGGCCCGGCCCATGACGGCATTCTGCTCATGGATAACGGTTGCAACACCAAGCGCGCGCGCCGCCAACAACGGCGGAATGGTCGGATAGCCACCAAAGCCGATGACCACAAGTGGTTTTAAGCCAGCAATTAACGAGCGGGCGGCACGGTAGCCGCGCCACAGTGTCAGCAGCGCTTTCGCGATGGCAACAGGATTTTTCGAGCCTATGGTAGCAGAAGGTACGACATGGATGGCGTCGGCTGGAAACTTGCCCGCATAGCGTTCGGCGCGGCTATCCGTCACCAGATGCACGCTATAGCCCCTGGCTCTCAGTTCATGAGCCAGCGCTTCAGCCGGAAACAAATGGCCGCCGGTTCCCCCGGCGGCAAGAAGAATGAGACCCTTGGTCATGATTTACTCCGCTGGCCCCTATTCTGCTGGAACACCCTGGACCGACCTGAACAAGCGTCGCTCCTGTGAGCGCTTTTCAGGCCGGTGGCGGGTCAGCGCCAGAATGAAGCCCGCTGTGACCCCAATCGCCACCATGGAAGACCCACCATAGGAGATCAAGGGCAGCGTCATGCCCTTGGCCGGCAGAAGTTCCAGGTTGACGCCGATATTGATCATCGACTGCACGCCGATTTGCAGGATCAACCCGGCCACCGCAAAACGGTTGAAGTCGTTGCGCTCGCGAAAGGCATGGCCAAGGCCGCGAATAACCAGAAAGGCGAAGATCGACACCAGCAGCAGGCAGAAAATAATGCCGAACTCCTCGGCGGCGACCGAAAAGATAAAGTCGGTATGGGCATCGGGAATGATCCGCTTGACAATGCCTTCACCCGGCCCGACGCCGAACCAATTGCCTCGAATGATCGCCTCACGCGCCGTATCCACCTGGAACGTATCGCCCTCGCCGGTCAGGAAGCGGTCGATACGGCCAGCCACGTGCGGCATAGTATAATAGGCAATTGTCGAACCGGCGCCGCCGACCAGGGCCAGCACGATGATGAAGATCCACGGCACGCCCGCCATGAAGAACATGCCGCTCCACACGACAGAGGTCAGGATGGTCTGGCCGAAATCCGGCTGAACCATCAACAGCGCCACGACGACCATGAACAGCAGGATGGCAAAGAAATTGCCGGGAATATCAGGCTGGCGGGCATGTTCGGCAAACAGCCAGGCACAAACCACCACGAAGGCGGGCTTCATGAATTCTGAAGGCTGGATCGACAGGCTGCCGAAATTGATCCAGCGATGCGCACCCTTGACCTCCGGTCCGAAGAACAGCGCCAGGATCATCAGGGCAATCGAGGCAAGCAGGATGAGGACGGCGGCGCGGCGCACCTGCCGGGGCGACAGGAAGGACAGGCCGACCATGGTCGCAAGGCAGGGAATGGTAAAGGCCGCCTGACGGCGCACGAAGTGGAAGCTGTCCAGCCCGATGCGCTCGGCCACCGCTGGCGACGCGGCAAAGGACAGCATGAAGCCGATGCCCAGAAGCACGATGAATGTTACCAGAAAGAGCCGGTCGATGGTCCAGAACCAATCCGCCAAAGCTCCACGTTCTGCACGGCTTACCATGTCATGTCTCTCCTGAAGCCTGTTGGATCAGCATCGTCACATCGTCAAGCCCGGCTACCAGCGAAACGAAGGCTTCGCCCCTGACTTCAAAATTCTTGTACTGGTCGAAGCTTGCGCAAGCCGGGGAAAGCATCACGGCAACCTCGCCGCCATTCCCATCGTCTTGCGCATCGGCGCTGGCATGGGCAAGCGCCCGGTCCAGCGTACCGGAAATCTCGTAAGCAACGGCATTGCCAAGCGTAGCCGCAAAG
The Allorhizobium ampelinum S4 genome window above contains:
- the ftsW gene encoding putative lipid II flippase FtsW, encoding MVSRAERGALADWFWTIDRLFLVTFIVLLGIGFMLSFAASPAVAERIGLDSFHFVRRQAAFTIPCLATMVGLSFLSPRQVRRAAVLILLASIALMILALFFGPEVKGAHRWINFGSLSIQPSEFMKPAFVVVCAWLFAEHARQPDIPGNFFAILLFMVVVALLMVQPDFGQTILTSVVWSGMFFMAGVPWIFIIVLALVGGAGSTIAYYTMPHVAGRIDRFLTGEGDTFQVDTAREAIIRGNWFGVGPGEGIVKRIIPDAHTDFIFSVAAEEFGIIFCLLLVSIFAFLVIRGLGHAFRERNDFNRFAVAGLILQIGVQSMINIGVNLELLPAKGMTLPLISYGGSSMVAIGVTAGFILALTRHRPEKRSQERRLFRSVQGVPAE
- the murG gene encoding undecaprenyldiphospho-muramoylpentapeptide beta-N-acetylglucosaminyltransferase, with protein sequence MTKGLILLAAGGTGGHLFPAEALAHELRARGYSVHLVTDSRAERYAGKFPADAIHVVPSATIGSKNPVAIAKALLTLWRGYRAARSLIAGLKPLVVIGFGGYPTIPPLLAARALGVATVIHEQNAVMGRANRFLAPRVKAIAGGFLPAGGAYADKTVVTGNPVRPAVLAASETDYQPSGDGDPFELVVFGGSQGAQHFSNAVPSAICILDDVLRARLRITQQARPEDADRVKALYEKLKVPASVSPFFGDMAERIATSQMVISRSGASTVSELGVIGRPAVLVPYPYALDHDQAANAAAISGQGGAVVVPQSDLTPEKLSALLKDWMTSPAKLAQMAASARSAGQPEAAGLLADLVQTIAEGKNLKTLKDVKA